Proteins encoded by one window of Paenibacillus urinalis:
- the atpD gene encoding F0F1 ATP synthase subunit beta, translating into MNKGRVVSIQGAVVDVEFDRGGLPDINNAITINTTTDSGTEINLTLEAAKHLGDNRVRCIAMSSTDGLVRGMEAVNTTQAISVPVGEATLGRVFNVLGEPIDNGTAIEATVTRNPIHRQAPKFEELSTQAEMLETGIKVIDLLAPYAKGGKIGLFGGAGVGKTVTIQELINNIAQEHGGISVFAGVGERTREGNDLYHEMTDSGVISKTAMVFGQMNEPPGARLRVALTGLTMAEYFRDQEGRDVLLFVDNIFRFTQAGSEVSALLGRMPSAVGYQPTLATEMGQLQERITSTKTGSVTSIQAIYVPADDYTDPAPATTFAHLDATTNLERKISEMGIYPAVDPLASSSRILTPDVVGEEHYNVAQGVKRILARYNELQDIIAILGMDELSEEDKMLVARARKIQRFLSQPFHVAEAFNGIPGKYVPVKETVRSFKEILDGKYDHLPEAAFLFVGTIEEAVEKAKSME; encoded by the coding sequence ATGAATAAAGGACGCGTTGTCAGCATACAGGGTGCGGTCGTTGACGTCGAGTTCGACCGCGGCGGACTCCCAGATATTAATAATGCGATTACGATCAACACAACTACAGACAGCGGCACTGAGATCAATCTGACTCTTGAAGCAGCAAAGCATCTTGGTGACAACCGTGTACGCTGTATTGCCATGTCTTCCACTGACGGTCTTGTACGTGGTATGGAAGCAGTGAACACTACACAAGCGATCTCCGTTCCTGTTGGTGAGGCTACTCTGGGACGTGTATTTAACGTACTGGGTGAGCCAATCGATAACGGAACTGCAATTGAAGCAACAGTTACTCGTAACCCGATTCACCGTCAAGCGCCTAAATTTGAAGAATTGTCTACACAAGCAGAAATGCTTGAGACAGGAATCAAAGTAATCGACTTGCTTGCTCCTTATGCCAAGGGTGGTAAGATCGGTCTCTTCGGTGGTGCCGGTGTAGGTAAGACGGTTACAATTCAGGAGCTTATTAACAACATCGCGCAAGAGCACGGCGGTATCTCCGTATTTGCCGGTGTTGGTGAGCGTACACGTGAAGGTAATGACTTGTATCATGAAATGACGGACTCCGGCGTTATCAGCAAGACGGCGATGGTATTCGGTCAGATGAACGAGCCACCAGGCGCACGTCTTCGCGTAGCGTTGACTGGTCTTACAATGGCGGAGTACTTCCGTGATCAAGAAGGAAGAGACGTACTTCTCTTCGTCGATAACATCTTCCGCTTTACTCAAGCGGGTTCTGAAGTATCCGCACTTCTCGGCCGTATGCCGTCTGCGGTAGGTTACCAGCCTACACTTGCAACGGAAATGGGTCAATTGCAAGAGCGTATTACTTCCACGAAGACAGGTTCCGTTACTTCCATCCAGGCGATCTATGTACCTGCCGATGACTATACGGATCCGGCTCCAGCTACAACCTTTGCTCACTTGGATGCAACGACCAACCTTGAGCGTAAAATCTCTGAGATGGGTATCTATCCAGCGGTAGATCCTCTTGCTTCCAGCTCCCGTATTCTTACTCCGGACGTTGTGGGTGAAGAGCATTATAATGTGGCACAAGGCGTTAAACGTATCTTGGCTCGTTATAATGAGCTTCAAGACATCATTGCGATCCTAGGTATGGACGAGCTTAGTGAAGAAGATAAAATGCTCGTTGCACGTGCACGTAAAATTCAACGTTTCTTGTCCCAGCCGTTCCACGTAGCAGAAGCATTTAACGGTATTCCGGGTAAATATGTTCCTGTTAAAGAAACAGTACGCAGCTTTAAAGAAATCCTCGACGGTAAGTACGATCATCTTCCGGAAGCTGCATTCTTGTTCGTGGGTACTATTGAAGAAGCTGTAGAAAAAGCAAAATCAATGGAATAG
- the atpA gene encoding F0F1 ATP synthase subunit alpha yields the protein MSIRPEEISTLIKNQIEQYKTDIEVSEVGSVIEVGDGIARVYGLENVMSGELVEFSTGVLGLALNVEESNVGIVILGPYTDIREGDQVKRTGQIMQVPVGEAMIGRVVNALGEPVDGKGPIETTQFRPVENKAPGVMARKSVHEPMQTGIKAIDAMVPIGRGQRELIIGDRQTGKTAIAIDAILNQKGNGMKCIYVAIGQKQSTVAQVVETLRRNGAMEYTTVVTASASEPSPLLYIAPYAGCAIGEYFMYKGEHVLVVYDDLTKQASAYRELSLLLRRPPGREAYPGDVFYLHSRLLERAAKLNDELGGGSLTALPFIETQASDVSAYIPTNVISITDGQIFLEADLFNAGQRPAINVGISVSRVGGSAQIKAMKKVAGSLRLDLAQYRELQAFSQFGSDLDKSTQARLNRGARMMEILKQDVHKPLAVELQVISLYAATKGYLDEIPVGDVTRFEKEFHSFMVSNKPEVLESIRTTKEITADNEAALKDSIETFRKSFSTSV from the coding sequence TTGAGTATCAGACCTGAGGAAATCAGTACTTTAATTAAAAATCAGATCGAACAATACAAAACGGACATCGAAGTTAGCGAGGTTGGTTCTGTAATCGAAGTCGGGGACGGTATCGCCCGCGTATATGGACTCGAGAACGTAATGTCCGGTGAGCTCGTTGAATTTTCAACTGGCGTATTGGGTCTTGCACTGAACGTAGAAGAAAGCAACGTAGGTATCGTTATCTTGGGACCTTACACGGATATCCGTGAAGGCGATCAAGTGAAGCGTACAGGTCAAATCATGCAGGTTCCTGTTGGTGAAGCCATGATCGGCCGTGTTGTTAATGCACTTGGAGAGCCTGTCGATGGCAAAGGACCAATTGAAACAACTCAGTTCCGTCCAGTTGAGAATAAAGCTCCAGGCGTTATGGCACGTAAATCTGTTCATGAGCCAATGCAAACAGGTATCAAAGCAATTGATGCAATGGTTCCAATCGGCCGCGGTCAGCGTGAGCTCATCATCGGTGACCGTCAAACAGGTAAAACAGCAATCGCGATTGATGCAATCCTGAACCAAAAAGGCAATGGAATGAAATGTATTTATGTAGCGATCGGACAGAAGCAATCCACAGTAGCACAGGTTGTTGAGACATTGCGCCGTAACGGTGCGATGGAGTACACAACGGTTGTTACTGCATCTGCATCTGAGCCTTCACCGCTTCTGTACATCGCTCCATACGCAGGCTGTGCGATTGGTGAGTACTTCATGTACAAAGGTGAGCACGTTCTCGTGGTATACGATGACTTGACGAAACAAGCATCCGCATACCGTGAGTTGTCCTTGCTGCTTCGTCGTCCTCCGGGCCGTGAGGCATATCCGGGTGACGTCTTCTATCTGCACTCCCGTTTGCTGGAGCGTGCAGCGAAGCTGAACGATGAGCTTGGCGGTGGTTCATTAACCGCGTTGCCGTTCATTGAAACACAGGCTTCTGACGTATCCGCTTATATTCCAACGAACGTAATCTCCATTACAGACGGACAGATCTTCCTGGAAGCAGACTTGTTTAACGCAGGTCAACGCCCAGCGATCAACGTGGGTATCTCGGTATCCCGTGTCGGTGGTTCCGCTCAGATCAAAGCCATGAAGAAGGTAGCAGGTTCCCTGCGTCTGGACCTGGCTCAATATCGTGAGCTTCAAGCGTTCTCCCAGTTCGGTTCTGACCTTGATAAATCAACGCAAGCTCGTCTGAACCGTGGTGCGCGCATGATGGAGATTCTGAAACAGGATGTTCACAAGCCGCTGGCAGTTGAGCTGCAGGTTATCAGCTTGTATGCAGCGACGAAAGGCTACCTGGATGAAATTCCTGTTGGCGATGTAACTCGCTTCGAGAAGGAATTCCACAGCTTCATGGTAAGCAACAAGCCAGAAGTCCTGGAATCGATTCGTACAACTAAAGAAATTACAGCTGACAACGAAGCTGCATTGAAGGATTCAATCGAGACCTTCAGAAAGAGCTTTTCTACATCTGTATAA
- a CDS encoding DUF1146 family protein produces the protein MDQLVNDQLNQAVSVNGLVAMIVSLACVALAWWSLQHLKLDLFVRHPQSPQARMLQLLIAIVIGHFVSEFILKYLSWTQMLRYLF, from the coding sequence ATGGATCAATTAGTGAACGACCAGCTTAATCAAGCGGTTAGTGTGAATGGTCTGGTAGCGATGATCGTTTCACTCGCCTGTGTTGCCTTAGCTTGGTGGTCATTACAGCATCTGAAATTGGATTTGTTCGTACGTCACCCGCAGAGTCCTCAAGCAAGGATGCTGCAGCTGTTAATCGCAATCGTCATTGGTCATTTCGTGTCTGAGTTCATACTGAAGTATTTGAGTTGGACTCAAATGCTGAGATATCTGTTCTAG
- the murA gene encoding UDP-N-acetylglucosamine 1-carboxyvinyltransferase: MSKFIVRGGKRLTGSVKVSGAKNSVLPIIAASLLGEEGVSTIIDAPPLDDVMTINKVLESLGAEVQYQDEVITVNATKLTSCEAPYEWVTKMRASFLVMGPLLTRMGYTKISLPGGCAIGTRPIDQHLKGFEAMGAEISLGQGYIEARSNGKLRGAKIYLDVASVGATENIMMAATLAEGTTTIENAAKEPEIVDLANYLNGMGAKVRGAGTGVIRIDGVDKLHGVKHTVIPDRIEAGTYMAAAAITGGDVYVEGAISDHLGPVISKMEEMGVTIIPDENGVRVIADGPLKAVDVKTLPYPGFPTDMQSQMMALLLKSEGTSVVTETVFENRFMHVDEFNLMNAEIKVEGRSSIITGGAKLTGAKVTSTDLRAGAALILAGLIADGTTEVGGVHHIDRGYVHLAEKLNGLGADIYRVSVEEPKLENKASEKKAEETPLFKVQSSLA, encoded by the coding sequence ATGAGCAAATTTATCGTCCGCGGAGGCAAGAGATTGACCGGAAGTGTCAAAGTCAGCGGCGCTAAAAATTCAGTTCTTCCGATCATCGCCGCCTCTCTCTTAGGGGAAGAAGGAGTAAGCACAATTATTGATGCGCCTCCTCTCGACGATGTGATGACAATTAACAAAGTACTGGAATCGCTAGGAGCGGAAGTACAATACCAGGATGAGGTAATTACCGTAAATGCAACGAAACTAACTTCGTGCGAGGCCCCTTACGAATGGGTTACGAAAATGCGGGCTTCCTTTTTAGTTATGGGTCCTTTGCTAACTCGGATGGGTTATACAAAAATATCTTTACCAGGCGGATGCGCCATTGGTACTCGCCCGATTGACCAGCATCTCAAAGGGTTTGAAGCGATGGGTGCAGAAATCAGTCTAGGTCAAGGTTATATAGAAGCACGTTCTAACGGCAAGCTGCGCGGAGCTAAGATTTATCTGGACGTAGCCAGTGTTGGCGCGACAGAGAATATTATGATGGCAGCTACACTTGCTGAAGGAACAACGACGATTGAGAATGCGGCAAAAGAGCCTGAGATCGTTGATCTAGCGAACTACCTCAATGGAATGGGAGCTAAAGTCCGCGGTGCGGGTACAGGCGTCATTCGTATTGATGGAGTTGATAAACTTCACGGCGTGAAGCACACCGTTATTCCTGACCGGATTGAAGCAGGTACGTATATGGCAGCTGCTGCTATTACAGGCGGCGACGTTTATGTCGAGGGAGCGATCTCGGATCACCTCGGTCCTGTCATCTCCAAGATGGAAGAAATGGGCGTAACGATTATTCCTGATGAGAATGGTGTTCGTGTGATTGCGGACGGCCCTCTCAAAGCTGTGGATGTCAAAACCTTACCATACCCAGGTTTCCCTACAGATATGCAGTCGCAAATGATGGCGCTCTTGCTTAAATCTGAAGGAACCAGTGTTGTAACGGAAACGGTGTTTGAGAATCGCTTTATGCATGTCGATGAGTTTAATCTGATGAATGCCGAAATTAAAGTAGAAGGTCGTTCTTCTATTATTACAGGCGGTGCTAAGCTAACCGGAGCCAAAGTTACATCGACGGACCTGCGTGCAGGGGCTGCTCTGATCTTGGCTGGCTTAATTGCTGACGGTACAACAGAAGTCGGTGGTGTACATCATATCGATCGTGGCTATGTTCATTTGGCTGAGAAGCTGAACGGCCTTGGTGCTGACATTTACCGTGTATCTGTGGAAGAGCCGAAGCTGGAGAACAAGGCAAGCGAGAAGAAGGCGGAAGAAACACCTCTCTTCAAAGTTCAATCCAGCTTAGCTTAA
- the atpF gene encoding F0F1 ATP synthase subunit B produces MTILWENIVIAMVAFGILYVLLHKFAFPKLFGVMEQRREMVMQQMEDAKKTREQATAYVEEQKAALQEARNEAQGIIEQSRKTSSTQAEQIIDLAKQEAERLKTDAARDIESEKNKAVAALRSELGTVSVQIASKILDKEVKEDKAQEELVEKYLNEVGGRP; encoded by the coding sequence GTGACAATTTTATGGGAAAACATTGTTATTGCCATGGTGGCTTTTGGTATCCTCTATGTGTTACTGCATAAATTCGCTTTTCCGAAGCTTTTTGGAGTTATGGAACAGCGTCGTGAAATGGTAATGCAGCAAATGGAAGATGCCAAGAAGACTCGTGAGCAAGCTACTGCATATGTAGAAGAGCAGAAGGCTGCCCTTCAAGAAGCGCGCAATGAAGCTCAAGGCATTATCGAACAATCCCGCAAGACGAGTTCAACTCAAGCCGAGCAAATTATTGATCTGGCGAAACAAGAAGCGGAACGTCTGAAGACGGATGCGGCTCGTGATATTGAGAGCGAGAAGAACAAAGCGGTTGCGGCTCTCCGCAGTGAGCTTGGAACGGTATCTGTACAGATCGCTTCCAAAATTTTGGATAAAGAAGTTAAGGAAGACAAGGCTCAAGAAGAGCTGGTTGAGAAGTATCTAAATGAAGTAGGAGGCAGACCATGA
- a CDS encoding F0F1 ATP synthase subunit delta → MSRDTVVAKRYAKALYDVAIEKQSVLEVEAELHAVASSITGDRDVFKFISSPNVSVSTKLSVLDAVKEKVSEPVLNTVKLLIERGRLEILDAVVDSYLDLEASSLGMVNARVYSAYELNEEEKQAVSKEFGDRINKQLRIENIVDKSLIGGLKVVIGDTVYDGSLAGQLKRIEQSFSRRV, encoded by the coding sequence ATGAGTCGGGATACGGTAGTTGCTAAACGATATGCCAAAGCATTGTATGATGTGGCGATCGAGAAACAATCCGTCCTGGAAGTGGAAGCCGAACTTCACGCGGTTGCAAGCTCCATTACGGGAGATCGCGACGTTTTCAAATTTATCTCATCTCCAAATGTGAGTGTTTCTACAAAGCTGAGTGTTCTTGATGCAGTGAAAGAGAAAGTCTCTGAACCTGTGTTGAACACAGTTAAGCTGCTCATTGAACGCGGACGCCTTGAGATTCTGGATGCTGTTGTTGACAGCTATTTGGATCTTGAAGCTTCGTCTCTGGGTATGGTTAACGCTCGCGTCTATTCTGCTTATGAGCTGAATGAAGAAGAAAAGCAAGCGGTGTCGAAAGAGTTTGGAGATCGCATCAATAAACAGCTCCGCATTGAAAATATTGTCGATAAGAGTTTGATCGGCGGACTGAAGGTCGTCATCGGTGATACGGTTTATGATGGCAGTCTCGCAGGTCAATTGAAACGGATAGAACAGTCTTTCAGTAGACGAGTATAG
- the spoIID gene encoding stage II sporulation protein D — MSKIRSNASYKKERVRTYRRSRIVRIPWPDPRSVDSNSTEQEMAGITPYIISKKKQNELDPNADSTLIDINRIQKKEESKMLKNPNHQITTAEEAPVKHDFTEKHAGHQSGSMQTASVRNKLPEVFFFGTAEKSAAGSESEAEQGGKLQPGVEPQPDRSPAAHEEDGPAPATARYVWRRGSSPRRPPRRRFAPAAGLAGLALTALLIPAVLAWPREGTPPQPAPAAEQTAPPAGSSTGGKAPQEAAAPPAASAPDTPGSAVTQPAQVYPEPMVRVYLKETGTIDTVTLEQYVTGVLAAEMPSDFGLEALKAQAIAARTYIVKRLAAGDASGVPVSGADVTDTVDHQVYHPYGGLEDKWAELGKQEEWAKLEQAVRESKDSIMTYKGQPITASFFSTSNGYTENSEEVWQEAVPYLRSVASPWDAKIAPGFQESVTMTRVEFMNKLNVIPDPVPVSTNNTGAKPFIEVISKTEGNRIKEIRVGSKIFSGQDIRELLGLRSSEFKWSTKGNEITITTIGYGHGVGMSQWGANGMALEGYTATEILKHYYTGISFGRASELLYNEKS; from the coding sequence ATGAGCAAGATACGCAGCAATGCATCTTATAAGAAAGAACGAGTTCGCACTTATCGAAGAAGCCGGATCGTCCGAATCCCATGGCCTGATCCCCGTTCTGTTGATTCTAATTCGACAGAACAGGAAATGGCGGGGATTACTCCGTACATCATCTCAAAAAAGAAGCAGAACGAACTTGATCCCAACGCTGACTCTACATTAATAGATATCAACAGGATACAGAAAAAAGAAGAGAGCAAAATGCTAAAGAATCCGAATCATCAGATTACAACTGCTGAGGAGGCGCCCGTCAAGCATGACTTCACTGAGAAGCATGCAGGACATCAATCAGGGAGCATGCAGACGGCCTCTGTCAGAAACAAGCTGCCTGAGGTGTTTTTCTTCGGTACGGCAGAGAAATCTGCGGCAGGATCGGAATCGGAGGCAGAGCAAGGAGGTAAGTTGCAGCCAGGGGTGGAGCCGCAGCCGGATCGTTCGCCGGCTGCTCACGAAGAGGACGGGCCGGCTCCCGCCACGGCCCGTTACGTCTGGCGCCGCGGCAGCAGCCCGCGGCGCCCTCCTCGGCGGCGCTTCGCACCTGCCGCCGGCCTCGCGGGGCTGGCCCTCACTGCACTGCTGATTCCAGCAGTGCTCGCTTGGCCCCGCGAGGGAACTCCGCCGCAGCCAGCGCCAGCGGCGGAGCAAACCGCGCCTCCCGCCGGCAGCAGCACCGGCGGGAAGGCGCCGCAGGAGGCAGCAGCTCCGCCGGCTGCCTCAGCGCCGGATACACCTGGATCGGCCGTTACGCAGCCGGCCCAGGTGTATCCCGAACCCATGGTGCGCGTCTACCTGAAGGAGACGGGCACCATCGATACGGTGACGCTGGAGCAGTACGTCACCGGGGTGCTGGCGGCCGAAATGCCTTCGGACTTCGGCCTCGAGGCGTTGAAGGCGCAGGCCATTGCCGCGCGCACCTATATCGTGAAGCGTCTCGCCGCAGGCGATGCCAGCGGTGTTCCGGTCAGCGGCGCCGATGTCACGGATACCGTGGATCACCAGGTTTATCATCCGTACGGCGGTCTGGAGGACAAGTGGGCCGAGCTTGGCAAGCAAGAGGAATGGGCCAAGCTGGAGCAGGCTGTAAGGGAGAGCAAGGATTCGATTATGACATACAAAGGACAGCCGATTACGGCCTCCTTCTTCTCCACCAGCAATGGATACACAGAGAACTCCGAAGAAGTGTGGCAGGAGGCGGTTCCTTACCTTAGAAGCGTGGCCAGTCCATGGGATGCCAAGATTGCACCTGGATTCCAAGAGAGTGTGACGATGACACGTGTGGAATTTATGAATAAGCTGAATGTCATTCCGGATCCGGTGCCGGTGTCTACGAATAACACAGGGGCCAAGCCTTTTATCGAAGTCATCTCTAAGACCGAGGGGAATCGGATCAAAGAGATTCGGGTAGGCAGCAAGATTTTCTCCGGACAAGATATAAGAGAGCTGCTGGGGCTCAGATCTAGTGAGTTCAAATGGTCTACCAAAGGAAATGAGATTACGATCACGACGATCGGCTACGGACATGGCGTAGGCATGAGCCAGTGGGGAGCAAACGGCATGGCCTTGGAAGGATATACAGCAACAGAGATTCTCAAACACTACTATACCGGGATATCGTTCGGACGAGCTTCTGAGCTCTTATATAACGAGAAATCCTGA
- the atpG gene encoding ATP synthase F1 subunit gamma yields MAKGMREIKRQIKSVQSTKQITKAMEMVAASKLRKAQEKAEAARPYSEKLKEVVTSIASSSNEVSHPMLVSRPVKKTAYLIITSDRGLAGGYNANILRQVTLTLKERHSSQDEYVLYVIGRKGRDYFRRREQAIELDVTDLSDSPSFADIKTIANQTVSGFEEGKFDEIYICYSRFVNALTQVPTVEKLLPMERPEQQSSGASAQYEYEPSSEAVLEALLPRYAETLIYGALLNGKASELGAKMTAMGSATKNASKLIGELSLTYNRARQAAITQEITEIVAGANAQS; encoded by the coding sequence ATGGCAAAAGGCATGCGCGAAATCAAGCGCCAAATCAAAAGTGTACAAAGCACGAAGCAAATCACCAAAGCAATGGAGATGGTCGCCGCCTCCAAGCTAAGAAAAGCCCAGGAGAAAGCAGAAGCTGCTCGTCCATACTCCGAGAAACTTAAGGAAGTCGTAACAAGCATCGCATCTTCCTCCAATGAGGTCAGTCATCCGATGCTTGTCTCACGTCCGGTTAAGAAAACGGCTTATCTGATCATCACTTCAGACCGTGGTCTTGCGGGTGGATACAATGCCAACATCCTGCGTCAAGTCACACTTACCCTTAAAGAACGCCACTCATCCCAGGATGAGTATGTTCTCTATGTCATCGGAAGAAAGGGTCGGGATTACTTCAGACGCCGGGAACAGGCCATTGAATTGGATGTAACGGATCTATCGGATTCGCCTTCTTTTGCGGACATCAAAACCATTGCCAACCAAACGGTAAGTGGGTTTGAAGAGGGCAAATTTGATGAGATCTATATCTGCTACAGCCGTTTTGTGAATGCACTTACTCAAGTGCCTACTGTTGAGAAGCTTCTGCCTATGGAAAGACCAGAACAGCAGTCCTCCGGTGCTTCTGCTCAATATGAGTATGAGCCTTCATCGGAAGCCGTGCTGGAAGCTCTTCTTCCACGTTACGCAGAAACATTGATATATGGTGCGCTCTTGAACGGTAAAGCAAGTGAGCTCGGTGCCAAGATGACAGCCATGGGATCTGCGACGAAGAATGCCTCCAAGCTTATTGGTGAGCTGTCTCTTACGTATAACCGTGCTCGTCAGGCTGCAATCACGCAAGAGATTACGGAAATCGTTGCGGGAGCTAACGCTCAATCTTAA
- the atpE gene encoding F0F1 ATP synthase subunit C, which produces MEMLAAAIAVGLGALGAGLGNGMIVSRTVESIARQPEARGPLQTTMFIGVGIVEVVPLAATVIAFLIMFS; this is translated from the coding sequence ATGGAAATGTTAGCAGCAGCTATTGCAGTAGGTTTAGGTGCCCTTGGCGCAGGTCTTGGTAACGGTATGATCGTAAGTAGAACAGTCGAGTCTATCGCTCGTCAACCAGAAGCTCGTGGTCCATTGCAAACAACAATGTTTATCGGTGTTGGTATCGTCGAGGTAGTTCCTTTGGCCGCTACGGTTATCGCGTTCTTGATTATGTTCTCTTAA
- a CDS encoding F0F1 ATP synthase subunit epsilon has product MSTFLLEIVTPERLIYSEQADSLVVRGLEGELGILPGHVPFVTPLQIAPVTIKANGKEQRIAVAGGFVEVRKEKVVILAESAELANEIDVDRARAAKERAETRLSSNRDQYDHRRAELALQKAMNRLKVSGQ; this is encoded by the coding sequence GTGAGCACCTTTTTATTGGAAATCGTAACTCCGGAGCGACTCATCTACTCTGAACAGGCAGACAGTCTGGTTGTTCGTGGTCTGGAGGGAGAACTGGGTATTTTACCTGGTCACGTACCCTTCGTGACTCCATTGCAGATTGCCCCTGTAACGATTAAAGCGAACGGTAAAGAGCAAAGAATCGCCGTTGCCGGTGGATTTGTTGAAGTTCGCAAAGAGAAGGTCGTTATTCTGGCTGAAAGTGCGGAGCTGGCTAATGAGATCGATGTTGATCGTGCAAGAGCTGCGAAAGAGCGTGCAGAAACACGTCTCTCGAGCAATCGTGATCAATATGATCACAGACGTGCTGAGCTTGCACTGCAAAAAGCCATGAACCGGCTTAAAGTTTCCGGTCAGTAA
- the atpB gene encoding F0F1 ATP synthase subunit A, whose amino-acid sequence MHYSPIIEVGFLKIDLSAVLMLTVTVLVVFLLVKLATRNLSVENPSKLQNFMEWVVEFVQNIVASAMPLSKGKPYITLGLTLILFIFVANLLGLPFAVITEHTTATQVFGQTLTATSHIEPGYKPHILWWKSPTADISITAGLAIVVFILIHYLGLKHNRKHYLKHYVEPFPVFLPLNIIENLAKPIALAIRLFANIFAGEILISTILKLTWIGLPILAVWQGFSIFVGALQAFIFTILSMVYIAQASIHEEH is encoded by the coding sequence ATGCATTATTCACCTATAATTGAAGTCGGGTTTCTGAAGATTGATCTTTCCGCTGTACTGATGCTGACGGTGACGGTTCTTGTCGTATTCCTGCTTGTGAAATTAGCAACACGGAATTTGTCGGTTGAGAATCCGTCCAAATTGCAAAATTTCATGGAATGGGTCGTTGAGTTCGTACAGAACATCGTAGCCAGTGCGATGCCGCTAAGCAAAGGTAAGCCATACATTACTTTAGGTCTGACATTGATCTTGTTTATCTTTGTAGCTAACTTGCTTGGATTGCCATTTGCGGTTATTACAGAGCACACGACTGCGACTCAGGTGTTTGGTCAAACTCTTACAGCCACATCGCATATCGAGCCAGGTTACAAACCACATATCTTATGGTGGAAGTCACCTACAGCTGATATATCCATTACAGCAGGCTTGGCGATTGTAGTGTTTATCCTGATCCACTATCTTGGTCTTAAGCATAATCGTAAGCATTATCTTAAGCACTATGTGGAGCCATTCCCGGTATTTCTTCCACTCAATATCATTGAGAACCTGGCGAAGCCAATCGCACTTGCGATTCGTTTGTTCGCAAACATCTTTGCCGGCGAGATCTTGATTTCAACGATATTGAAGCTGACCTGGATAGGTCTTCCAATTCTGGCCGTATGGCAAGGATTCAGTATCTTCGTCGGTGCCTTGCAGGCGTTTATCTTTACGATTCTCTCGATGGTATACATCGCACAGGCTTCCATTCACGAAGAACACTAG
- a CDS encoding M23 family metallopeptidase, whose product MNEQNKNQNQEDAPKSNQGAQSSQPSSWKRLLSKRWVYPAAYIAAAAIILTLVWVYQDTTRQSLVNETVNEVSETGESVPTTGVNLEEEPASSGEGEGTAENLAWPVASPADVSVVKPFYDSEASSEEKASALLEYDQTFFANVGIDLARADDQSFEVKAAMSGTVTRVETHPLNGMVVEITHDNDLKTVYQSLSNVTVKQDDKVKQGDIIASSGTSELKKDLGNHVHFEVFEAGKPVNPEQYLPQK is encoded by the coding sequence ATGAATGAACAAAACAAAAATCAGAACCAAGAAGATGCTCCAAAATCCAATCAAGGAGCACAAAGTTCACAACCTTCATCCTGGAAAAGGCTGTTGTCCAAACGGTGGGTATACCCGGCAGCTTACATTGCCGCAGCAGCTATTATACTAACTTTAGTGTGGGTCTACCAGGACACAACCAGACAATCTCTAGTGAATGAGACCGTAAATGAGGTTTCAGAAACAGGAGAATCGGTTCCTACCACTGGAGTGAATCTAGAAGAAGAGCCTGCTAGCAGCGGTGAAGGAGAAGGTACAGCCGAGAATCTCGCATGGCCGGTTGCAAGCCCAGCTGATGTAAGTGTCGTGAAGCCTTTCTATGATTCAGAAGCATCGAGTGAAGAAAAAGCAAGTGCATTGCTAGAGTATGACCAAACGTTTTTTGCCAATGTCGGTATTGACCTCGCAAGAGCAGATGATCAGAGCTTTGAAGTCAAAGCAGCAATGAGCGGTACCGTAACTCGTGTTGAAACACATCCGTTAAACGGAATGGTCGTTGAAATTACACATGACAACGATTTGAAGACGGTATACCAAAGCTTGTCTAACGTAACAGTGAAACAGGATGACAAGGTTAAACAAGGTGATATCATTGCCTCATCCGGAACCAGCGAGCTGAAGAAGGATCTTGGCAACCACGTACACTTTGAAGTGTTCGAAGCAGGAAAACCGGTTAATCCAGAACAGTACCTGCCACAAAAATAA